A window of Formosa sp. Hel1_31_208 contains these coding sequences:
- a CDS encoding efflux RND transporter periplasmic adaptor subunit, which translates to MKKHIYLLIIIIVSIITTSCGNEDKKVVADDSPAISVKVSEVSTNGKNPFLSVSGKIQASNRADLSTRMMGYVNKVHVNVGDKVTKGQLLVAINNTDLQAKKAQVNASITEATAAFNNAQKDYNRFKNLFADNSATQKEMDDMTANFEMAKARLEAANQMKNEVNAQFAYSNITAPFSGIVTSKNVEAGNMANPGIPLISIETPGDFEVMAMVPETEISEIKKETLVDVIIKSINTVLKGKVTEVSSSATHTGGQYLVKIDLDKTDANIMSGMFTTVQFPIERKTQPELVLLPIEAIVTNGQLSGVYTVSQSNTALLRWLRLGRTYGDQVEVLSGLNMDETYIVSAEGKLYNGVKVSIQ; encoded by the coding sequence ATGAAAAAACACATATACCTCTTAATCATAATTATAGTATCTATAATTACAACTAGTTGCGGTAACGAAGACAAAAAAGTAGTTGCAGATGACTCACCTGCGATATCTGTTAAAGTCAGTGAGGTAAGTACTAATGGAAAAAATCCTTTTTTATCAGTAAGCGGAAAAATTCAAGCTTCAAATAGAGCCGATTTAAGCACCAGAATGATGGGTTATGTTAACAAAGTGCACGTTAATGTTGGGGATAAAGTGACTAAAGGTCAATTATTAGTTGCTATCAATAACACCGATTTACAAGCTAAAAAGGCACAGGTTAATGCGAGTATCACTGAAGCAACTGCTGCTTTCAATAATGCGCAAAAAGATTATAACCGCTTCAAAAATTTGTTTGCTGATAATAGTGCGACACAAAAAGAAATGGATGATATGACCGCCAATTTTGAAATGGCAAAAGCACGATTAGAAGCTGCGAACCAAATGAAAAATGAAGTTAATGCACAGTTTGCTTACAGTAATATTACAGCACCTTTTAGTGGAATAGTCACGAGTAAAAATGTTGAGGCTGGCAATATGGCAAATCCTGGAATACCCTTAATAAGTATAGAAACACCTGGAGATTTTGAAGTGATGGCAATGGTTCCAGAAACTGAAATCTCAGAAATTAAAAAAGAAACTTTGGTTGATGTAATAATCAAATCTATAAATACGGTCTTGAAAGGAAAAGTAACTGAAGTGAGTTCATCCGCAACACACACAGGAGGGCAATATTTGGTAAAAATTGATTTGGATAAAACAGATGCTAACATTATGTCTGGTATGTTTACAACGGTTCAATTTCCTATAGAAAGAAAAACACAACCTGAATTAGTATTGCTTCCAATAGAAGCAATTGTAACGAACGGTCAGTTGTCTGGAGTTTATACAGTAAGTCAAAGCAATACTGCCTTATTGCGTTGGTTGCGATTAGGAAGAACTTATGGAGATCAAGTGGAAGTATTATCAGGTTTAAATATGGATGAAACATATATCGTTTCAGCCGAAGGAAAGCTTTATAATGGTGTTAAAGTGAGTATTCAATAA
- a CDS encoding efflux RND transporter permease subunit, protein MKEGIAGKIAKIFIQSKLTVLLMIVFMVVGVYSSFLIPREEEPQIDVPIADIFVGYPGASPTEVESRVIKPLEQLISNIKGVEYVYSTAMKEQGMVIVQFYVGEDIERSFVKLYNEINKNMDVMPQGVTFPLVKTRAIDDVPMLGLTLWSETYDDYQLSQIAQELEAEIKKINDVAITHKIGGRNRQLRVVLDKEKLASSGLDFLSVAEMIKVNNSQLNSGRFDKNDTEFIINTGKFLESVTDVENLVVGVQQHQPIYLKQVATIIDGPEVPQNYVSLGFGQGSEKASNYTSEYPAVTISVAKRKGADAMKIAEVILDKVDHLRLTLIPDDVHVEITRNYGETASHKVSELLLHLIGSIIAVTFVVMLAMGWRGGLVVFLSVPITFALTLLSYYMLDYTLNRITLFALVFVTGIVVDDSIIIAENMHRHFKMKRLPFKQAALYAINEVGNPTILATFTVIASVLPMAFVSGLMGPYMAPMPIGASIAMILSLFVALTITPYLGYIFLREKDKKGKETTVEKPLEETLIYRIYNKYERPLMESKSKRWLFLGGTFLLLIGTMVLFFTKSVAVKMLPFDNKNEFQVVIDMPEGTTLERTGVVGQEIAQYLSTRPEVVNYQNYIGTSAPITFNGLVRHYDLRGGSNMADIQVNLIDKGERSAQSHDIAKLLRPDIQKIASKYNANVKLVEVPPGPPVLSTIVAEVYGPDYEKQISIANSVQDILKNTEDVVDVDWMVEADQIEYQFEINKEKAMLYGVAPQQIAHTMHMALSNGAITNLYDEDAVNQVGLVLSLDEKEKSTITDISQLKIKSKQGIMMPIADLVTIKEATNAKSIYRKNQKRVVYVLADMAGELESPAYAILGMEERLKSIPLPEGYNINEMYLGQPDYEDNYTVKWDGEWQITLEVFRDLGIAFLGAIILIYILIVGWFQNFKAPIVMMVAIPLSLIGIILGHWIMGAFFTATSFIGMIALAGIMVRNSVLLIDFINLRTAEGIPLKQAAIEAGAVRTTPILLTAGTVVIGAFVILFDPIFQGLAISLMGGTIVSTVLTLLVVPLVYYMIEKKNYK, encoded by the coding sequence ATGAAAGAAGGTATCGCAGGTAAAATTGCTAAAATATTTATACAATCAAAACTCACAGTGTTGTTAATGATTGTATTTATGGTGGTTGGTGTGTATAGCTCGTTTTTAATTCCACGTGAGGAAGAGCCTCAGATTGATGTACCCATCGCCGATATTTTTGTGGGTTATCCTGGAGCAAGTCCTACGGAAGTAGAATCACGCGTGATTAAGCCTTTGGAGCAATTAATTTCGAATATTAAAGGAGTAGAGTATGTCTATTCTACTGCCATGAAAGAACAAGGCATGGTGATTGTCCAGTTTTATGTAGGCGAAGATATTGAGCGTTCATTTGTAAAACTATACAATGAAATCAATAAGAATATGGATGTGATGCCTCAAGGCGTTACGTTTCCCTTGGTTAAAACGCGCGCTATTGATGATGTGCCCATGTTAGGTTTAACCCTGTGGAGTGAAACTTATGATGATTACCAATTAAGTCAAATAGCTCAAGAGTTAGAGGCTGAAATCAAAAAGATAAACGATGTGGCTATTACCCATAAAATTGGGGGAAGAAATCGTCAATTACGAGTAGTGTTGGATAAAGAAAAATTGGCTTCAAGCGGACTAGATTTCTTGTCCGTAGCTGAAATGATTAAAGTCAATAATAGTCAGCTCAATTCAGGTCGTTTTGATAAAAACGATACAGAGTTTATCATAAACACTGGTAAATTTTTAGAATCGGTTACTGATGTTGAAAATTTAGTTGTTGGAGTACAACAGCATCAACCTATTTACTTAAAGCAAGTCGCAACGATTATTGATGGACCAGAAGTACCACAAAATTATGTGAGCTTAGGATTTGGTCAAGGCAGTGAGAAAGCATCAAATTACACCTCTGAATATCCTGCTGTTACCATTTCTGTTGCCAAAAGAAAAGGTGCTGATGCTATGAAAATAGCAGAAGTGATATTAGATAAGGTCGATCATTTACGCTTAACGTTAATACCAGATGATGTTCATGTAGAAATTACCAGAAATTATGGGGAAACGGCTTCGCATAAAGTGTCAGAATTACTGTTGCACCTTATAGGTTCTATTATTGCGGTAACCTTTGTAGTCATGCTAGCCATGGGATGGCGCGGTGGGCTAGTGGTGTTTTTATCAGTACCAATAACATTTGCATTAACCTTGTTAAGTTACTACATGCTTGATTACACGCTTAACCGAATTACATTATTTGCTTTGGTGTTTGTCACTGGAATAGTGGTGGACGATTCCATCATTATTGCCGAAAATATGCATAGGCATTTCAAAATGAAGCGCCTTCCTTTTAAACAAGCTGCTTTATATGCAATTAACGAAGTTGGAAACCCGACTATTTTAGCGACGTTTACCGTGATTGCATCTGTATTACCTATGGCTTTTGTATCAGGTTTAATGGGGCCTTATATGGCGCCAATGCCTATAGGGGCATCTATCGCCATGATTTTATCGCTGTTCGTAGCATTAACTATTACACCATATTTAGGGTATATCTTTTTAAGAGAAAAAGATAAAAAAGGAAAGGAGACAACAGTAGAGAAACCACTAGAAGAGACATTAATCTATCGTATTTACAACAAGTATGAACGGCCTTTAATGGAGAGTAAATCGAAACGTTGGTTGTTTTTAGGAGGAACTTTTCTGCTTTTAATTGGCACTATGGTTCTGTTTTTCACGAAATCGGTGGCCGTTAAAATGTTACCTTTTGATAACAAGAATGAATTTCAGGTGGTTATAGATATGCCAGAAGGGACGACACTTGAACGCACTGGTGTTGTAGGCCAAGAGATTGCCCAATATTTATCCACACGACCGGAAGTCGTGAATTACCAAAATTATATAGGCACCTCTGCACCCATAACATTTAATGGTTTAGTGCGTCATTACGATTTACGAGGTGGAAGCAATATGGCAGATATTCAAGTCAATTTAATAGATAAGGGTGAACGATCGGCTCAAAGTCATGACATTGCAAAACTATTACGTCCCGACATTCAGAAAATTGCTTCGAAATACAATGCAAACGTAAAACTCGTTGAGGTGCCACCAGGACCTCCTGTATTGTCTACTATTGTTGCGGAAGTTTATGGTCCTGATTATGAGAAACAGATTAGCATTGCTAATAGCGTACAAGACATCTTAAAAAACACTGAAGATGTTGTTGATGTCGATTGGATGGTAGAAGCAGATCAAATAGAATACCAGTTTGAAATTAATAAAGAGAAAGCCATGTTATATGGTGTTGCACCACAGCAAATTGCTCATACAATGCATATGGCATTGTCTAATGGAGCCATCACAAATTTATATGATGAGGATGCAGTTAATCAGGTGGGTTTAGTTTTATCTCTAGATGAAAAAGAAAAATCTACTATTACTGATATTTCACAATTAAAAATAAAATCCAAACAAGGAATTATGATGCCCATTGCAGATTTGGTAACGATTAAAGAAGCCACAAATGCTAAAAGTATTTATCGAAAAAACCAAAAGCGCGTGGTATATGTGTTGGCAGATATGGCAGGCGAACTAGAAAGTCCGGCTTATGCTATTTTAGGTATGGAGGAGAGACTTAAATCCATACCGCTACCAGAAGGTTATAACATCAATGAAATGTATTTAGGGCAACCAGACTATGAAGATAATTACACGGTTAAATGGGATGGGGAATGGCAAATTACTTTAGAAGTATTTAGAGATTTAGGAATTGCATTTTTGGGAGCAATAATCTTGATTTATATATTAATTGTAGGGTGGTTTCAAAACTTTAAAGCTCCAATCGTTATGATGGTAGCGATACCGTTATCACTGATCGGGATTATTCTTGGACACTGGATTATGGGGGCATTCTTTACGGCAACTTCGTTTATTGGGATGATTGCATTGGCAGGAATTATGGTCCGAAATTCGGTATTGCTAATAGATTTTATAAACCTTAGAACCGCTGAAGGTATTCCATTGAAACAAGCAGCTATTGAAGCTGGTGCCGTAAGAACTACACCAATTTTATTAACCGCTGGAACCGTTGTGATTGGTGCCTTTGTCATATTGTTTGATCCAATTTTCCAAGGCTTAGCCATTTCATTAATGGGCGGAACAATAGTGTCTACAGTATTAACTTTATTGGTAGTACCATTGGTATACTATATGATAGAGAAAAAGAATTATAAATAA
- a CDS encoding DUF2892 domain-containing protein codes for MLNTYFRVIVGAMVLLSVVLTVYVSPLWMWFTVFIGINLIQSAFTKWCLLETILLKLGVKK; via the coding sequence ATGTTAAATACATATTTTAGAGTAATAGTAGGGGCAATGGTGCTTTTAAGCGTAGTGTTAACGGTTTATGTTAGTCCGTTATGGATGTGGTTTACCGTATTTATTGGTATCAATTTGATCCAGTCTGCTTTTACCAAGTGGTGTTTACTGGAAACTATCCTTCTAAAACTAGGGGTGAAAAAATAA
- a CDS encoding DUF4870 domain-containing protein — MRQDNQLIVLTHLSQLLTFITGFGGLIVPLVIWATQKENVYKMDEQGKNIVNFQLSMLIYSLICIPLVFILVGIAGLIALCIISFIFPIINAIRASHGEAPKYPLSLNFIS, encoded by the coding sequence ATGAGACAAGATAATCAACTTATAGTGCTCACCCATTTGAGTCAGTTACTGACTTTTATTACTGGATTTGGCGGACTTATAGTCCCTCTCGTCATTTGGGCAACTCAAAAAGAGAATGTATACAAAATGGACGAGCAAGGTAAGAATATTGTCAATTTTCAACTTAGCATGCTAATCTATAGTTTGATCTGTATCCCACTTGTATTTATTCTCGTTGGTATTGCTGGATTAATTGCATTATGCATTATATCGTTCATTTTCCCTATTATTAATGCGATTAGAGCAAGTCATGGGGAAGCACCAAAATATCCTTTATCTCTTAATTTTATTAGTTAG
- the dnaN gene encoding DNA polymerase III subunit beta has product MKFIVSSTYLLKQLQVLGGVINNSNTLPILDNFLFELKDSKLTVSASDLETTMSSTLDVESDNDGSIALPARLLLDTLKTFPEQPLTFVVEDNHTVEISSNHGKYALAYADGNEFPKAVELDNPSTTTIAGDILATAISKTIFAAGNDDLRPVMSGVFFQFSTEGLTFVATDAHKLVKYTRNDVQANQVAEFIMPKKPLNLLKGILATLDDAVTIEYNDSNAKFTFENSILVCRLIDGKYPNYEAVIPKENPNKLTIDRTQFSNSVRRVSIFSNKTTHQIRLKIAGAELNISAEDIDYSNKAEERLTCDYQGDDMQIGFNSRFLTEMLNNLNSDEVQLEMSLPNRAGILTPTDGLDEGEHVTMLVMPVMLNN; this is encoded by the coding sequence ATGAAATTTATAGTATCCAGTACATATTTACTTAAACAATTACAAGTTTTAGGTGGTGTTATCAATAACTCCAATACCTTACCTATTTTAGATAATTTCCTATTTGAATTAAAAGATTCAAAATTAACCGTTTCAGCGAGTGATCTTGAAACAACAATGTCATCTACTTTAGATGTTGAAAGTGACAATGATGGCAGTATTGCTTTACCTGCACGTTTATTATTAGATACATTAAAGACGTTTCCTGAGCAACCACTAACATTTGTTGTAGAGGATAACCATACCGTAGAGATTAGCTCTAATCATGGTAAATATGCTTTAGCGTACGCCGACGGTAACGAATTTCCAAAAGCGGTAGAGTTAGACAATCCGAGCACAACAACCATAGCTGGAGACATATTAGCAACGGCGATAAGCAAAACTATTTTTGCAGCTGGAAATGACGATTTACGCCCTGTTATGAGTGGAGTGTTTTTTCAGTTTTCTACAGAAGGGCTCACTTTTGTAGCCACAGATGCTCATAAATTAGTAAAGTATACTCGAAATGATGTACAAGCAAATCAGGTTGCTGAATTTATAATGCCAAAGAAACCTCTTAATCTTTTAAAGGGGATTCTAGCTACTTTAGATGATGCCGTAACCATTGAGTATAATGATTCTAACGCAAAGTTTACCTTTGAAAATTCTATATTGGTTTGTCGTTTGATTGATGGGAAATATCCAAATTATGAGGCCGTTATTCCGAAAGAAAATCCGAACAAATTAACTATAGATAGAACGCAGTTCTCTAATTCAGTGCGTCGTGTGAGTATTTTCTCTAATAAAACGACACATCAAATTCGCTTAAAAATTGCTGGTGCTGAATTGAATATTTCCGCAGAAGATATCGACTACTCCAACAAAGCAGAAGAACGTTTGACATGTGATTATCAAGGTGACGACATGCAAATTGGTTTTAATTCACGATTCTTAACTGAAATGCTTAATAACTTAAATTCAGATGAAGTACAACTTGAAATGAGTTTACCTAATAGAGCAGGAATCTTAACGCCAACTGACGGATTGGATGAAGGCGAACACGTGACTATGTTAGTGATGCCTGTGATGCTCAATAACTAA
- a CDS encoding S8 family serine peptidase yields MKKSTFKVHFVLPLCLLVTGCLFGQTPSQKAEITRFYNQELLAEMAQDYTRTFKEDFEAAKAYAAANNIPVVIERENGGIAVLHKVLEDGSLLYTSTTNEGAGVTVRANRLYSGPTGTLDLSVEGEGIVIGVWDGGFVLPSHELLENRVEQIDNATGLSSHATHVSGTIIGSGIPQNGSAKGMAPKATLLASDFGNDLGEMTPQAASGLLLSNHSYGIPAGNVSTAFLGSYSNGAAALDNLLYNTPYYTAVYSAGNDRNSGVNVADNGYDLLTGDKTSKNNIVVAAVNTVANYTGPNSVVMSGFSSWGPTDDGRIKPDISAKGVNTFSSVASGNNSYANFSGTSMSAPSVTGALALLQELHSDIHGTYMKSATLKALAIHTALEAGSSPGPDYRFGWGLLDTEAAAKALLKEGFESLVDENSLIDANTFTQTVTSNGVDPLIVTIVWTDPPGVIQPNVEDDVTPRLVNDLDIVLEDGSGNLFYPWRHSPMDFPGGLGNPAFKGVNDVDNVEKVEIDAPSGTYTIRVTHKGSLVNGLQDFSLIATGISESDFTFTPDNIYKQFCSNQVADFEFNYESSANFNGPTSLSVSGLPTGAVATFTPSVITADEDFVLEITGLDAISAGTYPFTVTASSATLTKNTAMDLEVVSAIPLSSTVLNFPNNGAVDVFIYPTLTWTGDSGASEYSVEVSETPDFSSIVFELTTTTNSVSVPGLVSNSQYYWRVKASSFCVEGDFTNASFTTEITSCENLVSAVDTPISIGFTPTEIESTINIPANEDVLIGDINITMDLTHSWLADLTISLTSPSGTEVILMDGTCGDTNNADVIFDDSGVTFSCSDQTPSVNGVMRAQNLLSPFISENSAGDWTLKIIDSFNQDGGSLNEFTLEFCATAGALSLAENQLEDFELFPNPAKEYFEFRLQNQNSKLNLNVYDVNGRVLISQRFSNQDRNIVNTSMLSRGIYFVEITNGDQKGLKKLIIK; encoded by the coding sequence ATGAAAAAAAGTACGTTTAAAGTACATTTTGTACTTCCCTTATGTCTTTTGGTAACTGGTTGTTTGTTTGGGCAAACTCCTAGTCAGAAGGCAGAAATTACCCGATTTTACAATCAGGAGCTGTTAGCAGAAATGGCCCAAGACTATACAAGAACGTTTAAGGAAGATTTTGAAGCTGCCAAAGCTTATGCTGCAGCCAATAATATTCCAGTTGTTATAGAAAGGGAAAACGGTGGTATCGCCGTTTTACATAAAGTCTTAGAAGATGGGTCTTTGCTCTATACATCTACAACAAATGAAGGTGCAGGAGTAACTGTGAGGGCTAATAGGTTATATTCTGGCCCAACTGGAACCTTAGACCTTTCAGTAGAAGGGGAAGGTATAGTTATCGGTGTTTGGGATGGTGGTTTTGTTTTACCATCTCATGAATTACTTGAGAATAGAGTTGAACAAATTGATAATGCAACTGGGCTTAGTAGTCATGCTACTCATGTATCTGGTACCATAATAGGCTCAGGCATACCTCAAAATGGAAGCGCCAAAGGAATGGCCCCTAAAGCGACTCTATTGGCTAGTGACTTTGGGAATGACTTAGGAGAGATGACTCCACAGGCAGCATCCGGACTTTTATTATCTAACCATTCATATGGAATTCCAGCGGGTAATGTGTCTACTGCGTTTTTAGGAAGTTACAGTAATGGTGCAGCCGCTCTAGATAACTTATTATATAATACACCTTATTATACGGCAGTTTATTCTGCAGGTAATGATAGAAATTCTGGAGTCAATGTAGCCGATAATGGGTATGACCTTTTAACAGGTGATAAAACGTCAAAAAATAATATTGTTGTTGCCGCTGTAAATACCGTGGCTAATTATACAGGTCCAAATAGTGTGGTAATGTCAGGTTTTAGTAGTTGGGGGCCAACAGATGACGGTAGAATTAAGCCAGATATATCAGCCAAAGGTGTTAATACATTTTCTTCCGTTGCCTCTGGAAATAATTCGTATGCTAATTTTAGCGGTACATCCATGTCAGCTCCAAGTGTGACTGGTGCTTTAGCATTATTACAGGAGCTACATAGTGATATTCATGGTACGTATATGAAATCAGCTACTTTAAAGGCTTTAGCTATTCATACCGCTTTAGAAGCAGGTTCTTCTCCTGGTCCAGACTATCGTTTTGGTTGGGGTTTATTAGATACTGAAGCGGCTGCCAAAGCATTGTTAAAGGAAGGATTTGAATCCTTAGTTGATGAAAATTCATTAATTGACGCAAATACTTTTACTCAAACCGTAACCTCAAATGGAGTTGATCCATTAATTGTAACTATAGTATGGACAGACCCTCCAGGAGTCATTCAGCCTAACGTAGAGGATGATGTTACACCAAGACTCGTGAATGATTTGGACATCGTGCTAGAAGATGGCAGTGGAAATTTATTTTATCCTTGGAGACATTCACCAATGGATTTTCCAGGAGGACTAGGAAATCCAGCTTTTAAAGGTGTTAACGATGTTGATAATGTAGAAAAAGTAGAAATAGATGCACCGTCAGGCACCTATACAATAAGAGTAACACACAAAGGAAGTCTAGTAAATGGTTTGCAGGATTTTTCGCTAATTGCTACCGGAATTTCAGAATCTGATTTCACCTTCACACCTGATAACATATACAAACAATTCTGTTCTAATCAAGTAGCAGATTTTGAGTTTAATTACGAATCTAGCGCTAATTTCAATGGCCCAACTAGTTTATCGGTTTCAGGATTACCTACGGGAGCAGTCGCTACCTTTACGCCATCGGTAATAACGGCAGATGAAGATTTTGTGCTTGAAATAACTGGATTGGATGCCATAAGTGCGGGTACTTATCCGTTTACTGTAACTGCTTCTAGCGCCACATTAACAAAAAACACAGCAATGGATTTGGAGGTTGTAAGTGCCATTCCTTTGAGCTCAACCGTATTAAACTTCCCAAATAACGGTGCTGTAGATGTGTTTATATATCCTACACTAACATGGACAGGAGATTCAGGAGCCTCTGAGTATAGTGTTGAAGTTTCAGAAACCCCTGATTTTTCATCAATTGTGTTTGAATTAACAACCACAACGAATAGCGTTTCGGTTCCTGGTTTGGTGAGTAATTCTCAGTATTATTGGAGAGTAAAAGCGTCGTCATTTTGTGTAGAAGGAGATTTTACTAATGCATCGTTTACAACAGAAATTACAAGTTGCGAAAACTTAGTTTCTGCAGTCGATACGCCGATATCTATCGGATTTACCCCAACAGAAATTGAATCAACAATTAATATACCAGCAAATGAAGATGTTCTTATAGGAGATATAAATATTACCATGGATTTGACCCATTCTTGGTTGGCAGATTTAACGATTAGCTTGACAAGCCCTTCAGGCACCGAAGTCATTTTAATGGATGGTACATGCGGCGATACTAATAATGCAGATGTCATTTTTGATGATAGTGGTGTAACTTTTAGCTGCTCTGATCAAACTCCGTCAGTCAATGGAGTCATGAGAGCTCAAAATTTATTATCACCTTTTATTTCTGAGAATTCGGCTGGAGACTGGACTTTAAAAATCATTGATAGCTTTAATCAAGATGGAGGCTCATTAAACGAATTTACTTTAGAATTTTGTGCAACTGCTGGAGCACTTAGCCTAGCGGAAAATCAGTTAGAAGATTTTGAGCTTTTTCCTAATCCTGCGAAAGAATATTTTGAATTTAGATTGCAAAATCAAAACAGCAAATTAAACCTTAATGTTTATGATGTGAATGGAAGGGTACTAATCTCACAAAGATTTAGTAATCAGGACAGAAACATAGTAAATACCAGTATGCTATCTCGAGGAATTTATTTTGTCGAAATCACTAATGGTGACCAAAAAGGTCTTAAGAAATTAATAATTAAATAG